The Candidatus Nanogingivalaceae bacterium DNA segment CCTGATCATATTCTGGTAAATCAACTGGCTCACCATAAGATGTCTCAATTATTGGAATACCTTCAAGCATTCCAATTTGAATATCCTCTTGCGCAGCTCTTGCCTTACCCTCAGATTCGAAGACTTTAATTACATTGCCTTCTTCATTCATGATGTTAATTTTATGTGGCGTCAAGTTTATAATGATATTTGTCATTTTCTTTACTTCCTCTTTCGAGGCCCTTCTATTATTTTACCAAGTTTACTACTTAGCAAAAAATCTTTAAAGAATCTTTAAAAACTTATTGCTAAGCAGTAAAAAGATAATAAAATGAACAATATTTTTAGCTCAATTCTGGTAATGTTCGGTTGTGATTTTAGTATTCACAACTCCATTAATTATAGCATAATTACAATAAAAAGTCAAATTCGAAAAAAATCAAAAAAATGTTAAAATAAGAATATGAAAATGAAAATTATTGCGATTGGTAAAAAACATGAAAAGTGGGTTGCGGGCGGGATCGAAATGTTCGAAAAACGTTTGAAAAAGCCGTTTGAAGTGGAATGGCAAATTTTGGCGCATTCGAATTTTGCCGAGGAAAAAGCTCGTGAAGAAGAAACTTTGCGAATTTTAGAGAAAATTAAGCCGAATGATTTTGTAATTTTGCTTGATGAGCGCGGTAAAAATATTTCTAGTCCGGAATTTGCGAAATTACTTTCGAACGGCTTTGTGAATTCGCAAAATTTTGTGATTGTGATTGGCGGTGC contains these protein-coding regions:
- a CDS encoding 23S rRNA (pseudouridine(1915)-N(3))-methyltransferase RlmH, with the translated sequence MKMKIIAIGKKHEKWVAGGIEMFEKRLKKPFEVEWQILAHSNFAEEKAREEETLRILEKIKPNDFVILLDERGKNISSPEFAKLLSNGFVNSQNFVIVIGGAFGVTEELRKRANFVWSLSKLVFPHQIVRLILIEQIYRAQEISSGGKYHHE